From the Selenomonas timonae genome, one window contains:
- a CDS encoding nicotinate-nucleotide--dimethylbenzimidazole phosphoribosyltransferase, with the protein MNLLEQTVVAIHVPDTELSSAVDAALSAQTSTDFGHLRSILLRYMNITGERHPAPPQTSVIISCADHGVAAESVSAYPPETTLNMMCNYLIARGGAANAAANYAGARLVVADLGVNAAYDDIPGLLQHSIARGTANMTKGSAMTRAQAIAAIETGIVLANDCADRGDRCILPGEMGISNTTSSAAIVAAFLGLTPEEVTGRGANISDARLAHKIEIVRRALSVNRPDPHDGLDVLAKVGGFELGCIAGIILGAAARHMLVILDGANTTSAALIAHALAPDCAHYLLASHASLTEHSHPHALRRLGLTPILRLDIRLSEAAGSSIALRLLERMLKIWEAVDAPSHNAMPPPCDTGEGNRAAVEGALLPVSPPQHASMDACQYRLDNLAKPIHSLGYLERIAVQLAGILGTERPPIDTKAALLLITDRELPADLAYILNTLTASASIPVHIFTVSQVIKDTRTAYETAYALARTYPILILGAYEREESTAVSAALTGALHGAAAGASLILPGDARTDRAARTAADENAALRPYILHILPDMLMIDTELTAGIAGILGIEIVRAALHVVNEMKTFTETGVAVAIDGAGAGRQVNT; encoded by the coding sequence ATGAATCTTCTTGAACAAACGGTAGTGGCAATCCATGTCCCCGACACGGAGCTTTCCTCGGCAGTCGACGCTGCGCTGTCCGCACAGACAAGCACAGATTTCGGACATCTGCGCTCCATCCTCCTTCGCTATATGAACATCACGGGCGAGCGCCATCCCGCACCGCCGCAGACGAGCGTCATTATCTCCTGCGCCGACCACGGCGTTGCCGCCGAGAGCGTCAGTGCCTATCCGCCCGAAACCACGCTGAATATGATGTGCAACTATCTCATTGCACGCGGCGGCGCAGCGAATGCAGCCGCAAACTATGCGGGGGCGCGCCTCGTCGTTGCCGATCTCGGTGTAAATGCCGCTTATGATGATATTCCGGGACTCTTGCAACACAGTATTGCACGCGGCACGGCGAATATGACGAAGGGCTCTGCCATGACGCGCGCACAGGCGATTGCAGCCATTGAGACGGGCATCGTACTCGCAAACGACTGCGCAGATCGCGGCGATCGCTGCATCCTCCCCGGCGAGATGGGCATATCGAATACCACTTCGAGCGCCGCCATCGTTGCGGCATTCCTTGGACTAACACCTGAGGAGGTCACGGGACGGGGTGCGAATATCTCGGACGCGCGCCTCGCGCACAAGATTGAGATTGTCCGCCGCGCACTCAGTGTCAATCGTCCCGATCCGCATGACGGACTGGATGTCCTCGCGAAGGTCGGCGGCTTTGAACTCGGCTGCATCGCGGGTATTATCCTCGGCGCTGCCGCGCGGCACATGCTCGTCATCCTCGACGGAGCGAATACGACATCTGCTGCGCTCATCGCCCACGCCCTCGCCCCCGACTGTGCACATTATCTGCTCGCCTCGCATGCCTCCCTGACGGAGCACTCCCATCCCCACGCACTCCGCCGCCTCGGACTCACGCCCATCCTCCGCCTCGACATCCGCCTCAGCGAGGCGGCAGGCTCCTCGATTGCGCTGCGACTGCTGGAACGGATGCTGAAAATATGGGAAGCGGTGGATGCACCCTCGCATAATGCAATGCCTCCCCCGTGCGACACGGGGGAGGGGAATCGCGCAGCGGTGGAAGGGGCGCTCCTGCCAGTCTCTCCCCCCCAGCACGCCTCCATGGATGCCTGTCAATACCGCCTCGACAACCTCGCAAAGCCCATCCACAGCCTCGGCTATCTCGAGCGGATCGCCGTGCAGCTTGCAGGCATCCTCGGCACGGAGCGCCCGCCCATAGACACAAAGGCAGCCCTCCTCCTCATCACAGACAGGGAACTGCCCGCCGATCTGGCATACATTCTCAACACACTCACGGCGTCGGCATCCATCCCCGTCCATATTTTCACCGTCTCACAGGTCATAAAGGACACACGCACCGCATACGAAACAGCATATGCCCTCGCCCGCACCTATCCCATCCTCATCCTCGGTGCATATGAACGGGAGGAAAGCACCGCTGTTTCGGCGGCGCTCACTGGTGCTCTGCATGGAGCGGCGGCAGGCGCAAGCCTCATCCTGCCCGGAGACGCACGGACGGATCGCGCAGCACGCACAGCCGCTGATGAGAACGCCGCCCTACGTCCCTACATCCTGCACATCCTCCCAGATATGCTCATGATCGACA